In Methanobacterium paludis, the following proteins share a genomic window:
- a CDS encoding Gfo/Idh/MocA family protein gives MKNVNVGVIGVGAMGYNHVRVYSELENANLMAISDIMKGTLNEVSQKFNTIGFVDYDNILKMQDVDVVSVCVPTTYHHEVVMDAIEHGKDVLVEKPIAFTLKEAEEMVKAADKAGVKLATGHVERFNPAVLEAKKLINDRAIGDIVSASTKRVGPFPPRIKDVGVTTDLAIHDIDIMFYLLNSPISRVYANMGSKLEKCEYEDHAEIMMRFKNGVIGILETNWLTPYKKRQLEITGVEGIISIDYIDQSVDVYGKNSQKVKLEHKEPLKEELKSFLSAVTMDEKPQITGADGIHALKVVLASMKSAKDKSVVELI, from the coding sequence TTGAAGAACGTTAACGTTGGAGTAATCGGAGTTGGAGCTATGGGTTACAACCATGTTAGGGTTTATTCTGAGCTTGAAAATGCCAACTTAATGGCAATTTCCGATATTATGAAGGGAACTTTGAATGAAGTTTCCCAGAAATTTAATACTATTGGTTTTGTTGATTATGATAACATACTTAAAATGCAAGATGTAGATGTTGTAAGTGTCTGTGTACCCACAACATACCACCATGAAGTTGTGATGGATGCTATCGAACATGGCAAAGATGTTTTAGTCGAGAAACCGATAGCATTCACCCTAAAAGAAGCAGAAGAAATGGTAAAAGCTGCAGATAAAGCAGGAGTTAAACTCGCAACAGGACACGTTGAAAGATTCAACCCTGCGGTTTTGGAGGCTAAAAAACTCATAAACGATCGTGCAATAGGGGACATTGTATCTGCATCAACAAAAAGGGTAGGGCCCTTTCCTCCCCGGATAAAAGACGTCGGTGTTACAACAGATCTCGCCATACACGATATTGACATTATGTTTTACTTGCTTAACAGCCCAATATCTAGGGTATATGCCAACATGGGTAGTAAACTTGAAAAATGTGAATACGAAGACCATGCAGAAATAATGATGAGATTCAAAAATGGTGTAATAGGCATTTTAGAAACTAACTGGCTCACTCCCTACAAAAAAAGACAGCTTGAGATAACTGGTGTTGAAGGGATTATATCCATAGATTATATAGATCAAAGCGTTGATGTTTACGGGAAAAATTCACAGAAAGTGAAATTGGAGCATAAAGAACCGTTGAAAGAAGAACTGAAATCATTTTTATCAGCAGTTACCATGGATGAAAAGCCCCAGATTACAGGAGCAGATGGGATACATGCCCTTAAAGTTGTTCTAGCTTCAATGAAATCTGCTAAAGATAAATCAGTAGTAGAATTAATTTGA
- a CDS encoding acyltransferase, producing MKRFKDLFGTEFHEVYTHPCGPQVAENFTIGVKYKKTSKYPLIGKNPLIRSNTIIYNDVEIGNNFNTGHNVVIREKTTIGDDVLLGTNTVIEGHCKIGSNVSIQSNVYIPKNVLIEDYVFIGPCVCFTNDKYPIRVDYELKGPTIRKGASIGANSTFLSDIEIGEGAMVAAGSIVTHDVPPFYLAIGTPARIKKLPKHLRSINKI from the coding sequence ATGAAGAGATTTAAAGATCTTTTTGGAACTGAGTTTCATGAAGTATACACCCACCCATGCGGTCCACAAGTGGCTGAAAACTTTACAATTGGGGTAAAATACAAAAAAACATCTAAATATCCTCTTATTGGGAAAAATCCTCTTATTCGTTCAAACACAATAATATATAATGATGTTGAAATCGGGAACAATTTTAATACAGGCCACAACGTGGTAATACGTGAAAAAACAACAATAGGGGACGATGTACTTCTCGGAACAAATACAGTTATTGAAGGTCACTGTAAGATTGGAAGCAACGTCAGCATCCAATCAAACGTTTACATCCCTAAAAATGTTTTAATCGAAGATTATGTATTTATTGGGCCCTGTGTCTGCTTCACTAACGATAAATATCCAATAAGAGTTGATTACGAACTTAAAGGCCCCACAATTCGTAAAGGAGCTTCAATTGGAGCAAATTCTACTTTTTTATCAGATATTGAAATTGGTGAGGGTGCCATGGTAGCTGCAGGATCCATAGTAACACATGATGTTCCTCCTTTTTACCTGGCAATAGGTACACCTGCAAGGATAAAGAAGTTACCAAAGCATCTGAGAAGCATAAATAAAATTTGA
- a CDS encoding DUF2304 domain-containing protein, translated as MILIYQVIGILLGIVALLLTILRFKDGKMSLGMFVGWILIWLIVIFVSIYPESTSFLAKSAGIGRGLDFVLILGILSCFYLIFKLYNKLETMEEEITDLVRKIAIQNENSGVSDEDNEKDKP; from the coding sequence ATGATATTGATATACCAGGTAATTGGAATTTTACTAGGAATTGTAGCCTTACTACTGACTATTCTCCGATTTAAAGATGGTAAAATGTCCCTGGGAATGTTTGTCGGTTGGATTTTAATTTGGCTCATTGTTATATTTGTCTCCATATATCCTGAATCAACATCATTTCTGGCAAAATCTGCTGGAATAGGAAGAGGACTGGATTTTGTTTTGATACTGGGTATTTTATCCTGTTTCTATCTTATCTTCAAGTTATACAATAAACTAGAAACTATGGAAGAAGAGATCACGGATCTTGTGAGGAAGATCGCCATTCAAAATGAGAATTCAGGTGTTTCAGATGAAGATAATGAGAAAGATAAACCTTAA
- a CDS encoding glycosyltransferase family 2 protein, whose product MKIVVVLPAYNEEKTVAEVMEELFNRGFELFVVDDGSVDGTYNIAKNIIDKKGNHGFIYKHLLNRGLGASLKTGMDAALLHDPDIIVTFDADGQHDPEDIIQVSRPLIKGEADVVIGKRDFNEMPLAKKLANQIMNMITWIFYGVRVNDSQSGLRAFKREAAEVIDFNSRDYGVSSEIVNEIKKNHLKLEEVPIKTIYTPYALSKGTNLKVGLKILLKLIINVLK is encoded by the coding sequence ATGAAGATAGTCGTCGTTCTACCTGCTTACAATGAAGAAAAAACTGTAGCCGAGGTCATGGAAGAACTTTTTAATAGAGGATTTGAGTTATTTGTGGTTGATGACGGTTCTGTTGATGGTACATACAACATAGCAAAAAATATCATTGATAAAAAGGGAAACCATGGATTTATTTACAAACATCTTTTAAACAGGGGTTTAGGAGCTTCCTTAAAGACAGGTATGGATGCAGCTCTTCTGCACGATCCAGACATCATAGTGACATTCGATGCAGATGGACAGCACGACCCTGAGGATATAATCCAGGTTTCCAGGCCCTTAATAAAGGGTGAGGCGGATGTGGTTATTGGAAAAAGGGACTTTAATGAAATGCCCCTTGCAAAAAAACTTGCAAATCAAATCATGAATATGATAACATGGATTTTTTATGGAGTTCGAGTGAATGATTCTCAATCGGGTCTTAGAGCTTTTAAGAGAGAAGCTGCAGAGGTAATTGATTTTAACTCCAGGGATTACGGTGTTTCATCTGAAATAGTCAATGAGATCAAAAAAAATCATCTTAAACTTGAAGAAGTGCCAATTAAAACAATTTATACACCTTATGCCCTGTCAAAAGGGACTAATCTTAAAGTGGGACTTAAAATACTGCTTAAATTAATAATAAATGTCTTAAAATAA
- a CDS encoding flavodoxin family protein, giving the protein MVKIIGIVGSPRKDGNTAYLVKTALKSAEEMGAATELINIALMDVEPCIACDICKTMGECGIYDDMREVMEKLMDADGIIMGSPVYFGGVTSQMKMLMDRSRPLRIDFKLRNKVGGAIAVGGSRNGGQETTISAIHEFMLIQDMIIVGDGAPLAHYGGTGVGGPKGDTENDDFGVKTSKNLGKRVAELAMKLTD; this is encoded by the coding sequence TTGGTTAAGATAATTGGTATTGTAGGAAGTCCAAGAAAAGATGGGAACACAGCATATCTTGTTAAAACTGCCTTAAAGTCTGCAGAAGAAATGGGAGCGGCTACTGAGCTAATAAACATAGCTTTGATGGATGTTGAGCCATGCATTGCCTGTGACATATGTAAAACTATGGGTGAATGTGGAATATACGATGATATGAGGGAGGTCATGGAAAAACTCATGGATGCAGATGGGATAATCATGGGAAGCCCTGTTTACTTTGGAGGGGTCACATCCCAGATGAAAATGCTCATGGACAGATCAAGACCTTTAAGGATTGATTTCAAACTTAGAAATAAAGTTGGTGGTGCCATAGCTGTAGGGGGTTCAAGAAACGGTGGCCAGGAGACAACAATATCTGCAATACATGAATTCATGCTTATTCAAGATATGATAATTGTGGGAGATGGGGCACCACTTGCCCATTACGGTGGGACTGGAGTTGGAGGACCTAAAGGCGACACAGAAAATGATGATTTTGGTGTTAAAACATCTAAAAATCTTGGAAAACGTGTTGCTGAACTTGCAATGAAGTTAACAGATTAA
- a CDS encoding MnmC family methyltransferase, with protein sequence MNTQKHYNTLTVTENVLKIVENWFKAEKLGDKNARSRAAYELNEFLIETDDGSYTLRSDDFNGKSETMHTHHGAITESIEKYVKPSKLKEKMADGRNLHVLDICSGLGYHSAACIEFLNDSLNDRNLNNENKSEHPLIKDHPKIYPKIRIDMVEISIETIAANLLIPSPVKSHEIIKKAVENKLYDEGVLKFKFQDEFQLQDEFKKSDVLNKNIPENLKISENSDIINEKPEIKETQNKICKKYEAKEKPDKISKNLDINIYCEDARDLIKKIVKTHDKSKNQVNEHDYGENCENYDAIFLAPFSPSKSPELCTVEFFNALKTILKEDGMILTYTSAAPVRSGLIEVGFHVGEGPRFGRTGGTIASPSLQNIDTPLSMKDERMIALSDAGLPFRDHELNSSGFEIAEKRANKRKIVRGSSKFASSVKTPLYLGRNMEDIDDPRLKRRVLKNVKKLGFEELNCEKLKYIICPQFDSCICGSNCQKIANSRDRVKEMVKRLSELVE encoded by the coding sequence ATGAATACCCAAAAACACTATAATACACTTACAGTCACAGAAAACGTCTTGAAAATAGTTGAAAACTGGTTTAAAGCCGAAAAATTAGGGGACAAAAATGCAAGATCCCGTGCTGCATATGAATTAAACGAATTTTTAATAGAAACTGATGATGGATCTTATACACTCAGATCAGATGATTTCAATGGAAAATCTGAAACAATGCACACTCACCACGGTGCAATAACAGAATCAATTGAAAAATATGTTAAGCCGTCAAAACTCAAAGAAAAAATGGCTGATGGAAGGAATTTACATGTGCTGGACATCTGCAGCGGTCTTGGATACCATTCAGCTGCATGTATCGAATTTTTAAATGATAGTTTAAATGATAGAAATTTAAATAATGAAAACAAATCTGAACATCCATTAATTAAAGATCATCCAAAAATTTATCCCAAAATTAGAATTGACATGGTTGAAATTTCAATAGAAACCATTGCAGCTAATTTACTTATTCCAAGTCCAGTAAAATCCCATGAAATTATTAAAAAAGCAGTAGAAAACAAACTTTATGACGAAGGGGTCCTTAAATTTAAATTTCAGGATGAATTTCAACTCCAAGATGAATTTAAAAAATCAGATGTTTTGAATAAAAACATTCCAGAAAACCTCAAAATAAGCGAAAATTCAGATATAATCAATGAAAAGCCTGAAATAAAAGAAACACAGAATAAAATCTGTAAAAAGTATGAGGCAAAAGAAAAACCTGATAAAATCTCTAAAAACCTGGATATAAATATATACTGTGAAGATGCACGGGATTTAATTAAAAAAATAGTTAAAACCCATGATAAATCCAAAAATCAGGTTAACGAACATGATTATGGTGAAAATTGCGAAAATTATGATGCAATATTCCTAGCTCCATTCAGTCCTTCTAAATCTCCAGAACTTTGCACCGTTGAATTTTTCAATGCCCTCAAAACTATCCTGAAAGAAGACGGAATGATTTTAACGTACACATCTGCAGCACCTGTACGTTCCGGCCTCATAGAAGTAGGTTTCCATGTAGGGGAAGGACCGCGCTTCGGAAGAACTGGAGGCACAATTGCGTCACCTTCACTCCAAAATATTGACACCCCATTATCAATGAAAGATGAACGTATGATAGCATTAAGTGATGCAGGATTACCATTCAGGGACCATGAATTAAATAGTTCAGGATTTGAAATAGCTGAAAAACGTGCAAATAAACGAAAAATTGTGAGGGGTTCATCTAAATTTGCATCGAGTGTCAAAACACCCTTATATTTAGGTAGAAATATGGAAGATATTGATGATCCGCGATTAAAACGTAGGGTTCTTAAAAACGTTAAAAAACTTGGTTTTGAAGAGTTAAACTGTGAAAAATTAAAATATATTATCTGTCCTCAATTTGATAGTTGCATCTGCGGTTCTAACTGTCAAAAAATAGCAAATTCCCGTGATAGGGTTAAAGAGATGGTAAAAAGGCTTTCTGAACTTGTTGAATAA
- the tgtA gene encoding tRNA guanosine(15) transglycosylase TgtA produces MGRVGILKTPHGNIKTPALMPVIHPGKQTLDVKKFGAEIVITNAYIMYKNEDLRAKVLEEGVHKFIDFPGPIVTDSGSFQLSVYGDIDVTNREIIEFQEAIGTDIGTSLDIPTPPYVKRERAERELEITLERAKEALDVRDKLLLNSVVQGSTFPDLRSRCADEIGSMGFDVYPIGAVVPLMESYKYSDLLDVVMASVTHLPESQPRHLMGAGHPMVFAFAVAMGCDLFDSAAYILYAKGDRFMMPTGTYKLENLVEMPCSCPVCNSYTPEDLRGMEKDKRMKLIAQHNLHISLAEIRTIRQAIVDGNLMELVEQRCRSHPYLLDGLRNFKKYTSNFEEYDPASKNSAFFYSGPESLARSEIYRHLKKMERLPPKENLLLLPRSRKPYSKSIRNDLGDFYKVQKDGSTENIWDNLQVAVVDVPFAVIPLEIDEVYPLAQNESPLVNDLDSLKFVKNQVKKYIEGFNNVIINEKVLKTFDLDFKTEYYDLDPLKININDKDKVKYIADYQFGSGSGNALFKGDIKIIKSKKTGKIRHVYDGETLIATLRASDGVFVLDREGARRLHSHLEYPKNRVAVNADAEPFAKEGKSIFAKFVIDCDINIKSNEEVLIVNQNDDLIAFGKAILCGREIMNFNTGQAVKTRKGGL; encoded by the coding sequence ATGGGAAGAGTTGGAATACTCAAAACACCCCATGGAAACATTAAAACACCGGCTTTAATGCCTGTAATCCATCCAGGGAAGCAAACTCTGGACGTTAAAAAATTTGGGGCAGAAATAGTCATAACAAATGCTTACATAATGTATAAAAACGAAGATCTCAGGGCTAAAGTGCTTGAAGAGGGTGTTCATAAGTTCATAGACTTCCCAGGCCCTATTGTTACAGATTCCGGTTCATTCCAGCTTTCTGTTTACGGTGATATTGATGTCACAAACAGGGAGATCATAGAGTTCCAGGAAGCAATAGGCACCGATATAGGTACTTCTCTGGACATACCAACACCACCATATGTAAAAAGGGAACGTGCTGAGAGAGAACTTGAAATAACCCTTGAAAGGGCTAAAGAAGCTTTGGATGTTAGGGATAAACTCTTGTTGAACTCTGTTGTGCAGGGTTCCACATTTCCTGACCTTCGATCCCGATGTGCAGATGAAATAGGAAGTATGGGCTTCGATGTTTATCCAATAGGGGCTGTTGTTCCTTTAATGGAATCTTACAAATATTCAGACCTCCTGGATGTTGTAATGGCTTCTGTAACCCATTTACCTGAATCACAACCAAGACATCTCATGGGTGCCGGGCACCCTATGGTTTTTGCATTTGCAGTTGCCATGGGCTGCGACCTATTTGACTCAGCAGCTTACATTCTCTATGCCAAAGGTGACAGGTTCATGATGCCCACAGGCACCTACAAACTTGAAAATCTTGTTGAAATGCCGTGTTCATGTCCTGTTTGCAACAGTTACACTCCTGAAGACTTAAGGGGCATGGAAAAAGACAAGAGAATGAAATTAATAGCCCAGCACAACCTTCACATTAGTTTAGCAGAGATCAGGACAATAAGACAAGCCATTGTCGACGGTAACCTCATGGAACTTGTGGAGCAGAGATGCAGATCTCATCCTTACCTCCTTGACGGCCTCAGAAACTTCAAAAAATACACTTCAAACTTTGAGGAGTATGATCCTGCCTCTAAAAATTCTGCATTCTTCTATTCCGGCCCTGAATCACTGGCCAGATCTGAGATATACAGACATCTTAAAAAGATGGAAAGGCTTCCACCAAAGGAAAATCTTTTGCTGCTCCCAAGATCCCGAAAACCGTACTCAAAAAGTATTCGCAACGATCTAGGGGATTTTTATAAGGTTCAAAAAGATGGGTCAACTGAAAATATTTGGGACAACCTCCAGGTAGCTGTAGTTGATGTACCATTTGCAGTGATACCCCTAGAGATCGATGAGGTGTATCCTCTGGCTCAAAATGAATCACCCCTTGTAAATGATTTAGATTCCTTAAAATTCGTGAAAAATCAAGTAAAAAAATATATTGAAGGTTTTAATAATGTTATAATTAATGAAAAAGTTTTAAAAACCTTTGATCTTGATTTTAAAACTGAATATTATGATCTAGATCCATTAAAAATAAATATAAATGACAAGGATAAAGTGAAATATATAGCAGATTATCAGTTTGGGAGTGGATCCGGAAATGCGTTATTCAAGGGAGATATTAAGATAATTAAAAGCAAAAAAACCGGGAAAATCAGACACGTGTACGATGGAGAAACTCTTATTGCAACTCTGCGTGCAAGTGATGGTGTTTTCGTCCTTGACAGAGAAGGTGCCAGGAGACTGCATTCCCACCTTGAATATCCTAAAAATAGGGTTGCTGTGAATGCGGATGCTGAACCATTTGCCAAAGAAGGAAAAAGTATATTTGCTAAATTTGTTATAGATTGTGATATAAATATAAAATCTAATGAAGAAGTTTTGATAGTAAATCAAAACGATGATTTGATAGCCTTTGGTAAGGCAATTTTATGCGGTCGTGAAATAATGAATTTTAACACAGGTCAAGCTGTAAAGACAAGAAAAGGAGGATTATAA
- a CDS encoding nascent polypeptide-associated complex protein, with the protein MLPGAGMNPKQLKQMQRSMKQMGMDMKDVKGVIEVILKFKNKEILIKNPKVNLMDFMGQKTYQISGKIKEREIEAELEIPTDDIELVSNQTGVTKEEALKALKDTGGDLAEAILRLS; encoded by the coding sequence ATGTTACCTGGTGCAGGCATGAACCCAAAACAGTTAAAACAGATGCAGAGGTCAATGAAGCAAATGGGAATGGACATGAAGGACGTAAAGGGTGTAATAGAGGTCATCCTTAAATTTAAAAACAAGGAGATCTTAATTAAAAACCCCAAAGTAAATCTCATGGACTTCATGGGTCAAAAAACATACCAGATAAGCGGTAAAATAAAGGAAAGAGAAATTGAAGCCGAACTGGAGATCCCTACTGATGACATTGAACTGGTATCAAATCAAACTGGTGTAACGAAGGAGGAAGCTTTGAAAGCTCTGAAGGATACAGGTGGTGACCTTGCAGAGGCCATTTTGAGGTTAAGTTAA
- a CDS encoding metallophosphoesterase family protein, translating to MVFIAHISDLHVGSVNFEEDLLIKALYDINDMHPDVTIVTGDITENGYYLEFEKAAKYLDMIKSPMLVVPGNHDARHVGDECFEELIKERYGVLNVKKHGLKVIGLDSSEPDLDFGKVGRSQQRWMENELENAGGDHLYKIIALHHHIIPVPRTGRERNVLSDAGDILQSVINGNADLVLSGHKHMPHVWMMENTAFVTAGTVSSLRLRGKELSSFNTINIEEDFIEIILNRADGTRRCLAKYENTCKVID from the coding sequence ATGGTATTCATCGCTCATATATCTGATTTACACGTCGGATCTGTTAACTTCGAAGAAGATCTTCTCATAAAAGCATTATATGACATCAATGATATGCACCCAGATGTAACAATAGTTACAGGGGATATAACTGAAAACGGTTATTACCTTGAGTTTGAAAAGGCTGCTAAATATCTTGACATGATAAAATCTCCAATGTTAGTCGTTCCTGGAAACCACGATGCAAGACATGTTGGAGATGAATGCTTCGAAGAACTTATAAAAGAAAGATACGGCGTTTTAAACGTCAAAAAACATGGTTTAAAGGTTATTGGACTTGACAGCAGTGAACCAGACCTGGACTTTGGAAAGGTAGGAAGATCACAGCAGAGATGGATGGAAAATGAGCTTGAAAATGCCGGAGGAGATCATCTCTACAAAATAATAGCTCTGCACCACCATATAATACCGGTACCAAGAACCGGACGTGAAAGGAACGTTTTGAGCGATGCAGGAGATATTTTACAGTCTGTGATAAACGGAAACGCAGACCTTGTGCTTTCTGGCCATAAACACATGCCTCATGTATGGATGATGGAAAACACAGCCTTTGTAACAGCAGGTACAGTTTCATCATTGAGACTGAGGGGAAAAGAACTTTCTTCCTTTAACACCATAAATATAGAAGAAGATTTCATTGAAATTATTCTAAACCGTGCTGATGGAACACGGAGATGTCTTGCAAAATATGAAAACACTTGTAAGGTGATCGATTGA
- a CDS encoding NYN domain-containing protein, with the protein MKAIVDASNVAHYGKVKDGKPILENILNAVKALKELGYEPVLIADASLRHEIDQKEEFNKLLDEEKVKQVPSGTTADHFILKIAEEEDAKILSNDVFREYYDEFRDISSRRIPYSINDGTVSIGTSSKPKKVKNILQKICSQIMTDFEKKGLDSYKQKKNKKLSGIAVAKEAIDRISKSKEESIDSKIEDIFMKIPLFDKFLNMVEDAEETSDFIIFVLVSPRDYKDAVKNAGNIAVTVGDRLKLEHAPLVAVRNDLFTKPGSFELNIIYSDEVLEESPYNVNITINDHDYAFVKKNSRNIASTVAARLGTWKFPIVSVKPSMLMEKPGHFDITLEKGGEK; encoded by the coding sequence TTGAAAGCAATTGTTGATGCATCCAATGTAGCCCATTACGGGAAAGTTAAGGATGGAAAACCCATATTAGAAAACATTTTGAATGCTGTGAAGGCCCTTAAAGAATTAGGCTATGAACCTGTTTTAATAGCGGATGCATCGCTTAGACACGAAATAGATCAAAAAGAGGAATTTAACAAACTTCTTGATGAAGAGAAAGTAAAACAGGTTCCCTCAGGCACAACAGCAGACCACTTCATACTCAAAATAGCAGAAGAAGAAGATGCCAAAATACTATCAAACGATGTTTTCAGGGAATATTACGATGAGTTCCGGGATATCAGCAGCAGAAGAATTCCTTACAGTATAAATGATGGTACAGTGTCAATTGGAACCTCATCCAAACCAAAAAAGGTTAAAAACATACTGCAAAAGATATGCTCTCAAATAATGACAGACTTTGAAAAGAAAGGACTCGACAGCTACAAACAGAAGAAAAACAAGAAGTTAAGTGGTATCGCAGTTGCAAAAGAAGCTATCGACAGGATAAGTAAGAGCAAGGAAGAGAGTATTGATTCTAAGATAGAAGATATATTCATGAAAATTCCATTATTTGATAAGTTTCTCAACATGGTTGAAGATGCTGAAGAAACCAGCGATTTTATCATATTTGTACTTGTAAGTCCAAGGGACTACAAGGATGCGGTTAAAAATGCAGGAAACATTGCAGTTACAGTTGGAGATAGGTTAAAACTTGAACATGCCCCACTTGTCGCTGTTAGAAATGATCTTTTCACTAAACCCGGATCCTTTGAGCTTAATATTATTTATTCCGATGAAGTACTTGAAGAATCTCCCTACAATGTTAACATAACCATTAACGACCACGACTACGCATTTGTAAAGAAAAATTCAAGAAACATCGCCAGCACAGTGGCTGCAAGACTTGGAACATGGAAGTTCCCTATTGTGTCAGTAAAACCTAGTATGCTCATGGAAAAACCAGGACACTTCGATATAACATTAGAGAAGGGAGGAGAAAAGTAA
- the argJ gene encoding bifunctional ornithine acetyltransferase/N-acetylglutamate synthase — MKIIEGGICAVNGVTASGTCEGDYGVSLVVSKGSSTSAVFTSNKVVAAPVIITKEAVSNGKLSAIVANSGNANCFTGPEGMEDGMKMVKKVAEHLQLKVDDVAVASTGIIGRKMPMPIISSLIDEAIQNLQNSPKSSKNAAEALMTTDTFPKEFAVETTLKDGKNVKIGGITKGSGMIAPNMGTMLCFITTDVEASPSELQEALKSAVDKSFNMVVIDGDTSTNDMVVLMANGKSGHIDENFQEALDYLCASLAKMIAKDGEGATKFMEVEVNGAASIDDARSAAKSVVSSPLVKTALFGADPNWGRIVAAVGYSSADMDENRITVTLQSEDKNVKIVDNGNVKAYDGSQELVTAEEIMEKPEIKIVVDINLGNNSATAYGCDLSYDYVRINSEYST; from the coding sequence ATGAAAATAATCGAAGGGGGAATATGTGCTGTAAATGGAGTAACAGCTTCAGGAACATGTGAAGGTGATTATGGTGTTTCTTTGGTAGTTAGTAAAGGAAGCAGCACATCTGCAGTATTTACATCTAACAAAGTGGTTGCAGCACCTGTAATCATCACCAAAGAAGCTGTTTCAAATGGAAAACTATCCGCAATAGTTGCAAACAGTGGAAATGCAAACTGTTTCACAGGCCCTGAAGGCATGGAGGATGGGATGAAAATGGTCAAAAAGGTTGCAGAACATCTTCAACTTAAAGTGGATGATGTTGCAGTTGCATCTACCGGAATAATTGGTAGAAAAATGCCAATGCCCATTATAAGTAGCTTAATAGATGAAGCTATCCAAAATCTTCAAAATTCACCAAAATCTTCAAAAAACGCTGCAGAAGCTTTAATGACCACTGACACATTTCCAAAGGAATTTGCAGTTGAGACAACACTCAAAGATGGTAAAAATGTTAAAATTGGTGGTATAACCAAAGGATCCGGGATGATAGCACCTAACATGGGCACAATGCTCTGTTTCATAACAACAGACGTTGAAGCATCACCTTCCGAACTTCAGGAAGCCTTAAAATCGGCCGTTGATAAAAGTTTCAACATGGTTGTTATCGATGGTGATACAAGCACCAACGACATGGTTGTATTGATGGCAAACGGAAAATCTGGTCATATAGACGAAAACTTCCAGGAAGCCCTTGATTATCTATGTGCAAGCCTTGCAAAGATGATTGCAAAAGATGGGGAAGGTGCAACCAAGTTCATGGAAGTTGAAGTTAATGGGGCCGCATCAATTGACGATGCACGGTCTGCTGCAAAATCTGTTGTATCATCACCACTCGTTAAAACAGCGCTATTTGGTGCAGATCCCAACTGGGGACGTATAGTTGCTGCTGTGGGATATTCTAGTGCGGATATGGATGAAAACAGGATAACAGTGACCCTTCAATCTGAAGACAAAAATGTTAAAATTGTGGACAACGGGAACGTTAAAGCTTATGATGGTTCCCAAGAGCTTGTAACTGCAGAAGAAATAATGGAAAAACCTGAAATTAAAATAGTTGTCGATATAAACCTGGGAAATAATTCTGCAACAGCATATGGATGCGACTTAAGCTACGATTATGTGAGAATAAATTCTGAGTATTCCACATAA